Proteins encoded by one window of Mustela erminea isolate mMusErm1 chromosome 5, mMusErm1.Pri, whole genome shotgun sequence:
- the LOC116589930 gene encoding olfactory receptor 11H6-like yields MNRSGVSTVTEFILLSFPCSKEVQVILFMLFLVSYILTLMGNGAIVLHPDTDGEWGHFIAVKLDRRLHTPMYVLLANFSFLEICYVNTTIPSMLKNFLSETKTISFIACFFQFYFFFSMGTTETFILPLMAFDRYLAICQPLHYPVIMNNHLCMNLVALCWVTAFLCYPIPTYFITQLPFCGPNTTDHFVCDPGPLLALSCIPAPGIELSCSILSSLIIFITLFFILGSYTLVLRAVLRVPSAAGRRKAFSTCGSHLAVASLFYGTLMIMYISPTSGNPGGIQKIVTLFYSSVTPLIYSLRNKDMKAALRKIHMCTGISQSK; encoded by the coding sequence ATGAATAGGTCAGGAGTCAGCACAGTGACTGAATTCATACTCCTGAGTTTTCCGTGCTCCAAAGAGGTTCAGGTCATCCTCTTCATGCTGTTCTTGGTGTCCTACATCCTGACACTGATGGGGAATGGGGCCATTGTCCTACATCCTGACACTGATGGGGAATGGGGCCACTTCATTGCAGTGAAGCTGGATCGCAGGCTTCACACCCCCATGTACGTTTTGCTGGCCAACTTTTCATTCCTGGAGATCTGCTATGTCAATACAACTATTCCCAGTATGTTGAAGAACTTTTTATCTGAGACCAAAACCATCTCTTTCATAGCTTGTTTCTTTcagttctacttcttcttctccatGGGCACCACTGAGACCTTCATACTTCCCCTTATGGCTTTTGATCGTTACCTGGCCATCTGCCAGCCTCTCCATTATCCTGTCATTATGAACAACCACCTCTGCATGAACCTGGTGGCCCTGTGCTGGGTCACAGCTTTCCTCTGTTATCCAATCCCTACCTATTTTATCACACAACTCCCTTTTTGTGGCCCCAACACCACTGACCACTTTGTATGTGACCCTGGGCCTCTTCTGGCCCTGTCCTGCATCCCTGCCCCTGGAATTGAGCTTTCCTGTTCTATATTGAGCTCTCTTATTATCTTCATCACTTTGTTCTTCATCCTTGGGTCCTACACCCTGGTTCTCAGAGCAGTGTTGCGTGTCCCTTCAGCAGCTGGCCGACGTAAGGCCTTCTCTACCTGTGGTTCCCACCTGGCTGTGGCGTCTCTCTTCTATGGAACCCTCATGATAATGTACATCAGCCCAACCTCTGGTAATCCAGGTGGGATACAGAAGATTGTAACCTTGTTCTACTCATCAGTGACCCCACTGATCTATAGTCTCCGAAACAAAGACATGAAAGCTGCCTTGAGAAAAATTCATATGTGCACAGGAATTAGTCAAAGCAAATGA